The segment CGGCACCGTCCCCGAGGAGATCGCCGCCCTGCGCCCCGACCCCGCCGCCGACCCCGAGCTGAGCTGGTACCCCACCGAACCGCTCCCCACCCGCCTGATGATCAACATCTGGCGGACCAGCGGCTGCCTGGAGATCAGCCTGCACGCCCACCCCGACGTCCTCGACCGCGAGGAGACCGAGCACTTCGCCCGCGCCCTGCTCCGCCTGATCGACCTCGCCGGACAGCGCAATGTCACCCTCGGCCCCGACGGCGAACTCGCCGCCCTCAGCAACCTGCCCGTCGGCCGCCGGGAGAAGGGCCGCTGGCAGCGGGTCGGCAGCAACTGGGTCGACCTGGACGCCGTCGCCGACCGGCTGCGCACCGTCCTGGCCGTCAAGGACGTCGAAGTCAGCTGGCAGAACGAGGAGTTGACGGCCGAGATCGGCGCCGGCTGCCCCCTCACCCCGACCGAGGCGCACACCGCCGTGGTCGACGCGCTCTCCTGGCGCGACACCGTGATGGCCCCGCAGCGCTACCTCCTCCCGAACGGCACCGGCACCGGACGCGAGTAGCGGCCCCGCCGGAGCGGTCCCCGGGCCGCCGACCGGCACGAGTACGACAGCACCACGACGAACGGAGTCTGACGCCATGTCAGTCGCATCGGCCGCTTCGGCCACAGCAGTCGCAGCAGTGGCAGAAGCCGTAGCAGCCGTAGCAGCCGCTTCGGCCGTGCCGGTCGGAGGCGGTCCGGAGGGCATCGCCCTCACCCTGCGCTACCGCTCCGAGGCGCCCGAGGCCGAGGGTCCGCTGACCCTCGGCCAGGACAACATGATCCGCTGCCTCCGCCACGACGAACCCTCGCACATGAACAAGCAGGCCACCTGGACGGTCCCGCCCGGGGCCGAACTCCCGGCCTGCCTGCACGCGTTGCGCACCCTCGCCGAACGCCACCCCGCCCTGCGGACCGTCTTCCCCGGCCCCGCCGACCGCCAGCCCGAACGCCAACGGGTCCGCGCCGAAGGCGAGTTCACCGTCCGGGTGCTCCCCCTCGCGGCCGGCGAGGACCCGGCCGCCCGCGCCGAAGCGTACTGCTGGGAGGGGCGGCGGCGGGCGTTCGACCTGGCCGAGGAGTTCCCGCTCCGCTTCGCCCTGCTCACCCGCGACGGCGCGCCCGTGCTGCTCGCCGTGGTCATCTGCCACGCCCAACTCGACGGCGTGGCAACGGGCCTGCTGTTCCAGGAGTGGCTGACCCTGGCGGTCGGCGGCACCCTGCCCGCGCCCGCCGCACCCACCCCCGTCGAGGTCGCCGAACAGGAACAGTCCTCCTCCGGACAGCGCCGCACCAAGGCCGCGCTGCGGCACTGGGAGCACATCCTGGCCGACCGGCCCACCTCGGTGTTCGCCGACGACCGGATCGGCCCCAATGACACCCGGCTGCCCACCCTCGGCGTCCGCTCCACCGCCGGGGCCGCCGCCCTGGAACGCGCCGCCGCCCGCACCGGCGTCTCCACCTCCGCCGTCCTGCTGGCCTGCTACGCCGTCCTCACCGCCCACCGGGCCGGACACCCGACCGTGGTGATGGCCGCGCTCTCCGCCAACCGGCACCGCCCCGGCCTCGCCGAACACGTCGGCACCCTGGCCCAGGACGCCCTGCTCGTCCTGGACACCGACTGCCCCGACCTCGACACCCTGATCGGCCGCGCCCAGGCCCAGGCCCTCTCCGGCTACTGGCACGCCACCTTCGACGCCGAACGGATCTGGCAGCTCATCGAGGACGTCGCCGTCCGGCGCGGCGCCCGGTTCGCCCGGCACGTCGTCGTCAACGACCTCAGCGGCACCGTCCCCCCGGACGTCGCGGCCGCCCGCCCGCTGCCGCCCGCCGAGCCCGACCTCGCCTGGTACCCCGTCGAACCCACCCCCACCCGGCTGATGCTCAACATCTGGCGCACCGCCGGCTGCCTCGAATTCACCCTGCACACCCACCCCGACGTCCTCGACCGGGAGGAGACCGAACTCTTCGCCCTCGCCCTGCTCCGGCTGCTCGACCTGGCCGGCACCCGCACCGTCACCCTCGGCCCCGCCGGGGAGATCGCCGCCCTCAGCGGCCTGCCCGTCGGCCGCCGGGAGAAGGGCCGCTGGCAGCGGGTCGGCAGCAACTGGGTCGACCTGGATGCCGTCGCGGACCTGCTGCGGACCGCCCTGCCCGCCGCCCGGGACATCGAAGTCACCTTCGAGGGAGGAGAGTTGACCGCCGTGCTGGCCACCGGAACGGACCCGCTCACCCCCGAGCAGGCACACGCCGCCGTGATGGCGGCCCTCCCCGGCCACGACACCGCGATGGCCCCGCAGCGCTACGTCCTGCCGACCGGCACCGGCACCGGCCGCCCCTGAACCCGCCGGACACCCGTCCCGCCTTTCCTGCCCGCTCGTCCTGCCCGGAGCGGGATCGCGAACTACACTCCGCCCCATGACCGTTGCCCCGACGCCCCGCACCCAGGACGAACAGGAAGCCGCCGCCGCCGAGTTGGGCGCCGCGCTGGAGCGGATCGCCGCCGCGGAAGGCGTCCGGCTGCCCGGGCCGAAGGAACTGGTCTGGTGCAGGGCCGCGTTCGAGGGGCGGTCGGACGCGTCGAACACCCGGAACCCGGCCGGCGAACCGGTCCCCGACCGGGCGGTCATCCGCTGGTACGACGACGGCGACCCCCCCCGTACCTGGACCTGTACCGCGGCGGGGTCGCCCTCGCCCTCGGCCGCCCGCCGGACCTGGCCGCGGCCGTCCGGGCCGCCGCCGAATGGCTGGACGGGGCCGACCTGGCGGCGATCCGGCGCGCCGCCCCGTTCCTGCACGTCCAGGGCTGGGCGTTCGAGCACGAGCGCGCCCCGCTCGGGCAGCCCGAACTGCACTGGCGGCTACGCCTCCAGGGCCTCGGCCACGGCCGCCACCCGGGACCCGACCGCGTCCTGGAGCTGTGGCGGGCGGCGTTCGCCGAACCCCGGCTGCGCCGCCTGTACCCGATCAGCAGCCACCACAACCTGTGGTTCTCCACCGGGCTCGGCCCCCCGTACGAGAGCGTCGGCCTGCTCATCGTGCCGCACTCCGACGGGACCTACGAGGTCCGCTACCACCGGGGGAGCAGCGCGGTCGCCGAGGCCCTCCCCGAACCGGTCGCCGTCGCCACCGCCGCCGAGGCGGTCGCCGTCGCCGTCGCCGCACTGCCCCCGCAGGCGCCCTGACCGGCCGCCCATACCGGTGGTGCCGAACGGTGGCGCCGAACGGTCGTGCCGAACGGTCGTGCCACGACTCGCCCGGGCGGAGCAGCCGCGGCCCCGTCCGGGCGAGTCGCGGCAGGGCGGGGACACCGGCTCCGGTGAGGATGGGCAGCAGCCCCCGACCCCTCGCCACGCCGGAGCCCGCCATGGAACTGTTCCCGCCCCTACCCCTGGAGTCCTGGCGGGACACCAAGGAGACACTGCACCGCTTCGCCCAGGTCATCGGCAAGATCCGGCTGGCCGGCAGCGCCCGCCGCAACCACTGGTGGAACGTCCCCTTCCACCTCACCGGCCGCGGCATCACCACCCGCCCCACCGGCCCGACCCGTGGCGGCGACGCCTTCACCATCGACTTCGACTTCACCGACCACCGCCTGTACGTCCGCACCCTGGCCGGCGCCGAGGACTCCTTCCCGCTCGCCGGGCGCTCCGTCGCCGACTTCTACCGCGACACCCTGCGCACCCTCATCCACCTCGACATCGACGTGCTCCCCGACCACCCCTACCCCTACGACCTGCCCGACGCGCACCGCCCGTTCGCCGACGACCGCGAACACCACAGCTACGACCCGGCCGCCGTCACCACCTACTGGCACATCCTCAGCCAAGTCGCCCTGCTACTGGAGGAGTACGCCGCCGGGTACTCCGGCAAGACCAGCCCCGTCCACCACTTCTGGCACACCTTCGACCTCGCCGTCACCCGCTTCTCCGACCGCCGGATCGACCAGCCCGCCGCCGACCTGGTCACCCGCGAGGCCTACTCGCGCGAAGTCATCAGCGCCGGCTTCTGGTTCGGCGACGACAACGTCCCCGCCCCCGCCTTCTACTCCTACACCGCCCCCGAACCCGCCGGCCTCGACGCCCGCCCCCTGCACCCGGACGCCGCCCGCTGGTCCCCCAGCCGGGGCAGCCACCTCGCCCTGCTGATGTACGACGAGGCCCGCGCCGCCGCCGACCCCTGGAACACCGTCCTCGAATTCCTCGAATCCGCCTACCGGGCCGGCGCCGACCTGGCCGGCTGGGGCCGCGAACGCGAGTGCCCCGGCGGCATCACCGACCCGGAGCTTCGCCGACTCCCGGGCGTGTGACGGGAGTTCGTGGCGGGAGTCGCCATCCATCCGGCCATCCGGCCATCCGGCCATCCGGCCATCCGGCCATCCGGGCGTTCGGTCGGCCGGTCGGTCAGTAGAAGTGCCGCAGCCGGGGCCACAGTTGCGACCACGGAGCCACCGTCCCCGCGCACAGCAGTACCGGCGCGTGCTGCTCCTCGTTCGCCACGCCCCGGCCGGTGTCCACCTCGGCGACCTGCCGGCAGCCGGTGAAGGCCCGCTCGACCGCCGGGTACGGCTTCGGGCGGACCAGGACGACCGGACCCGTCGCCGAATCCGGCGGCCGGCCCCAGTCGTGGAAGGACATGTGGCCCGAGTAGACGCTCGGCAGGCCGTACCGGGAGCCGTAGCGCACCAGCGCGCCGGCCTCGCCGTAGTCGGTCGCGAACAGCACCGCCCGCCCGCGCTGCTCCGGCGGCACCGCCGCCCAGCCGGCCGCGACCGCCGCCGTCAGCTCCGGCCAGCCCACCTGCTCGGCCGACTCCGGATACAGTGCCGAGACGAGGGCGAGCCGCGGCGGCGGCAGCACCGGCAGCGTGATCACCGCGTTGACCAGCGCCGCGACCAGCAGCACCGCCACCAGCCGGACCCGGCCGCGCCGCGTCCCCGTCCCGTCCGGCGCCGGCGCCCACACCCGCCGCGCGACCGGCTCGCACCCGGCCGCCAGCACCAGCAGCAGCGGCGGCAGCGCGTAGTACGGTTTGCCGCCGAGCAGCAGCACCAGCGCGCACAGCAGCGGGTACGCGTACCCCAACGGGCGGGCCCAGCACACCCGTTCGTCATCGCGCAGGCGGCGGAACCCGGCCAGCCAGACCGGGACCAGCACGGGGGAGAGGTAGACCAGCTGCATCGGGACGAAGGTCAGCCGGTCGGCCAGGCCGTCCCGGCCGCTGATGCCCGAGGCGA is part of the Kitasatospora setae KM-6054 genome and harbors:
- a CDS encoding DUF6193 family natural product biosynthesis protein, whose amino-acid sequence is MQGRVRGAVGRVEHPEPGRRTGPRPGGHPLVRRRRPPPYLDLYRGGVALALGRPPDLAAAVRAAAEWLDGADLAAIRRAAPFLHVQGWAFEHERAPLGQPELHWRLRLQGLGHGRHPGPDRVLELWRAAFAEPRLRRLYPISSHHNLWFSTGLGPPYESVGLLIVPHSDGTYEVRYHRGSSAVAEALPEPVAVATAAEAVAVAVAALPPQAP
- a CDS encoding ArnT family glycosyltransferase, producing MDTRGNASTAADGSGPPARPDRFAAGPVLGVAAAVGALQLALAGRYGFHRDELYFLAAGRHLAWGYVDQPPLTPLLARLSTAAFGDSPTGLRAVAVLLGMATIVLTALAARELGARRAGQALAAAGAAVSALVLAVGHMLSTASFDLFAWTAIGVLLLRLLRTGDRRWWPAVGAATGVALLNKDLVLLPAAAVLPSIAFAGAKSRAVLRGWWLPGGALVALLVAAPNLYWQAAHGWPQLTVASGISGRDGLADRLTFVPMQLVYLSPVLVPVWLAGFRRLRDDERVCWARPLGYAYPLLCALVLLLGGKPYYALPPLLLVLAAGCEPVARRVWAPAPDGTGTRRGRVRLVAVLLVAALVNAVITLPVLPPPRLALVSALYPESAEQVGWPELTAAVAAGWAAVPPEQRGRAVLFATDYGEAGALVRYGSRYGLPSVYSGHMSFHDWGRPPDSATGPVVLVRPKPYPAVERAFTGCRQVAEVDTGRGVANEEQHAPVLLCAGTVAPWSQLWPRLRHFY
- a CDS encoding DUF5996 family protein — its product is MELFPPLPLESWRDTKETLHRFAQVIGKIRLAGSARRNHWWNVPFHLTGRGITTRPTGPTRGGDAFTIDFDFTDHRLYVRTLAGAEDSFPLAGRSVADFYRDTLRTLIHLDIDVLPDHPYPYDLPDAHRPFADDREHHSYDPAAVTTYWHILSQVALLLEEYAAGYSGKTSPVHHFWHTFDLAVTRFSDRRIDQPAADLVTREAYSREVISAGFWFGDDNVPAPAFYSYTAPEPAGLDARPLHPDAARWSPSRGSHLALLMYDEARAAADPWNTVLEFLESAYRAGADLAGWGRERECPGGITDPELRRLPGV
- a CDS encoding condensation domain-containing protein; the protein is MPVGGGPEGIALTLRYRSEAPEAEGPLTLGQDNMIRCLRHDEPSHMNKQATWTVPPGAELPACLHALRTLAERHPALRTVFPGPADRQPERQRVRAEGEFTVRVLPLAAGEDPAARAEAYCWEGRRRAFDLAEEFPLRFALLTRDGAPVLLAVVICHAQLDGVATGLLFQEWLTLAVGGTLPAPAAPTPVEVAEQEQSSSGQRRTKAALRHWEHILADRPTSVFADDRIGPNDTRLPTLGVRSTAGAAALERAAARTGVSTSAVLLACYAVLTAHRAGHPTVVMAALSANRHRPGLAEHVGTLAQDALLVLDTDCPDLDTLIGRAQAQALSGYWHATFDAERIWQLIEDVAVRRGARFARHVVVNDLSGTVPPDVAAARPLPPAEPDLAWYPVEPTPTRLMLNIWRTAGCLEFTLHTHPDVLDREETELFALALLRLLDLAGTRTVTLGPAGEIAALSGLPVGRREKGRWQRVGSNWVDLDAVADLLRTALPAARDIEVTFEGGELTAVLATGTDPLTPEQAHAAVMAALPGHDTAMAPQRYVLPTGTGTGRP